tttctTATGCAtcgtaaatgttgatttggatacattgccaacgttacgagagcctattgggtcacacacaaataaCATATTAGTTTAGAGAtgagtattttagtttgactaagatactaaggatattaagaatGATGGGTAAacccaaagtgttggtgtcatcttagtggtgattaACACTAGTGCTAGTTGaagattgttagtaattagctctaagagccaatcatgagatgattagaccttttgggttactcattgagttagactcaaatgaacccactcattagattgagtccaatccgaattagacacattggattaatgggttagactcaatagGTTAGACTtgttgggttattggattaatggttaatccaatataataatctaacccattaagagaatacaaagagacaaaaacccttggtattcataggatgaatataaataggttttttggaatgaattttttAATGAGATGAGAATTAGATGAGAAAAAGtgactcttgatcttcttcttcttcctcctccttcctccttggcTGAATCTTCAAGTTTGGCCGTACCATTTTTCTTGCTAgaacaagaagatggttcttctctgaaggcttcgttcatgtgatgaatgaaggatgtgttcgtgtggataccgtagaccCAGTCGCTTGATCGCGTTGAGATCTGTATCTAAAGAAAAAGGTTGTTgtcgggatagcgaagggcacgcaacaaaggtatacctctcacgtaaaacttagtatatgattattttctccttcacatggatcttttgaagaggatctagttaatttttcaCTACTCTTAAGCATGTTTTGCGCGCTAGATCCCTACAAATAGACCTAGATTTCTCTTGAAGATAAGACTGAGAAAAGAATGATTAGCCTTCCTTAAAAGTGACACCATCAAAGATCTAAAAATTTCATGTGGGTGGATGATAACACTTGTAGCCTTTCTATGTTAGAGAATAATTGACAATGTTTGAATAGGTGCCCTGCAAGCCAACTATTAGCAAGGACTTTATTGACTCATGTAAATAAACatcatttattttaatataattcaatttagTATAActttactttatctttatacaCATGTTAGATGCTTAGATAAAGTTTttgaatatactatagtgagatgGGAAGGTACATATGATGACCATCATGAAATGCATCAATATTCATTGGATATTCTAAACATATTCCTAGTCACTTGGGCTACCTAATAAACAAGAATAAAAGGTCGCTCGAGTTAGAGACTAGCATTTGTGATGTAGTATGTACCATGTTTCATTGGTAAGGATATAGAAATGTTCAAGCATACAGATGGATGCTTATACGATGAGTTCATCGAACAACCCTCATACCGACTTTctaagtggttatcatttatcaAGTGGATAAGTCTTTAGTTGTGATTGTACACTAGTAGTCCTTATGACCCAAGACAACATTGAGACTCTATATGTTGGGGTTATACTTTAATTCATTTATCGACTCCAATAAGAATCATTAGGTTGTGAGATTGGGTGTAGTAATGAAACATATAGGAGTCAGTGCATTATAGTCACTATAAGAAAACATGGCTTCAGAGACGAAAAAATCTGTCTCTTAAAGCTAATTTTCTGTCTCTAAAGAAAATTTGAGACGGAATCTTTCGTCTCTAAAATCTGTTATTGAAAGCCCCATTGCTAATTTAAGAGATGGAAATATTCAGTCTCTAATTTAAAAACAGATTAGAAATCagtttataaatctatttttaaattgaccaaattaatttagtttcaaatacaaattccgtctctaaattttgttttaaatccgtCATTAATATGTCTTAAATAatatatcaaatataattttaatctgtTTATAAATATGTTTATAAATCAATagctaatttttttattaaattctaTTTATAGATTCTTATTTACATATTACCTTTACAAGAAACACTcacacatttcaaataaattaaaaatatttaaaataactaATTTCTAGTCCAAAAGTATAATACAATTAATATTGAGATAATAAATATTCACATCATCTAAATAAATTTCACCATAATCAaattataagatactgataaatttttaaatctgagtacaataatttaatatatatttcatCTATCACAATGCTCATGGGGATCAGATCCTTCTGGATATCAATGATTATATATTCCACCTCTTGAATCATCTTACGAACCATCTTCTTGAGTTTTTCTTCAATTTTCCTACCTTCCTTGATAAGCTTTTCTTTACAAATACCAATTTGTTGTCAATAAACTGGGTACCTTGCTTTTGTTTATGCATTCATTCAAAAACTTCTCGTCCCAAATATTTTTTCTACAATCATATATAAATATGtcaatataaaataaaacaattgaCATACAAATTTGATTATGCATGTAAATtgaagaattttgaaaaataaaacatttttaGGTAAATTATGAGTTCTTGTGTCATGTCGATGTTGTCAATGTTAAAATCTATGACTTAACAAGTACATGAATGGAAGATAACTTTTACAAGATAGAATGAGTTGTGAAAATGATAATCATGATGGCTGGATTAGTTGAATGCAAGATAATGAATAGAAGAATTggtgatgaaaaaaataaagattaCTAGTATTCAATTTGAACATTGAAGCATGACAAAGCATGTCTAATCAACACACTATAAAACACATTGGAATCATAACAAATATCATAAGATATAGTACTAGTATCAACGTTGTCAACGCATTTTGGTGATTGAGAATTGCATATGCTTTTGTTATTCATATATACTACACTTTGTCAACATGTTTCatgaaacaaaataaaagaaaaattaccgAATTGATCAAATTGAAACCTGGCATTTCTATGGGAAATAATATCTCATGACATTATATAATGTATGAAACAAATGACAAGGTGAGCAAAAGTTTAATCAAGTTTTGGAGCACATAATAAAATGAACaagttgtttattttttttaaggaaaacaTCCTAATTGATGCTAAAATTTATCAAATCTCAATACCTAAACTAACATAAAATGAGCCATAAAGAAGAGGCACATGAATATTTCCTACAAAATTTTTGAAATGGTTAGGCAAAAGCaacacaaaagaaaagaggaataaataaataggagAGATTTGGGCTATTTGGGAAATAAGCATACCCACAGCAGCTAGATGCCTATGCTCAATAGTTTTAGGAACTTGATTATCAATATTTGATCCATAATCAATTGTCCATGTACTGCTACTTCTTCCCTAATGATGAAGAAGAAAGGATATTTCATCcaaaaaaaatgaagaaggatAAAAGAAATTTCAATAAAGGATATTACACAATGTATCCAGAAAAATGAGGAAcaaacaaaagctagataaaaaAACTTATCTTCAAAAGATATGACCCTACAAAGGCTTCTTCTCCTTCTGACATTCATCTAGTATGCCTTAACAATGTTGGTTCAACATTATGTAcaagctaaaataaaaaaaaaatacattactTATTTTAAGGATAAAATAGTGATTGCTTCAACACCAAAGAAACAATATGATATGGAATGAAATAATGAATCATGTAGAGTAGTATCACCGTAAACAACATATTTTTCAAGCACAAATATTCCTGAAAGGTTTTAGAAATGAATTGATACAGATGTGAATAATTGTACCTCCATAATGTTGGGATTATTCCATGGCCCTTTGTTGAACTTCAAACATCCACCTTTACTAGAGCAAGTGCATAAGTCACTCAAGAAATCTAGTAGTTGGCTGAAATTTGAAGAGCATGCAATTTAACCATCAAAAGAACAAATATTAGTAGCATCACGAAGAGAAAGATATGACCATATAAAGAGTTGATAAGTTCTAGAAATGCACTCTAGAACTTTGTTCCCAGTATCTTCGTGATATAGTAATCAAAACGTATTGCAATAAATACCAGAAAATGAGACACTTTCAATATTAGAAAACTTACATGTATGTTTGAAGTTGTTTTTGGGTCAAGAAAACCTTTAATGGTGTTCCAAAGGAGCCTAGAGCCAGTAGAAAAGTCTGCACTTTAACAAGCAAAATATTGAAGAGAGGAATAACAAAGATGATGAAAATGGATAAAGTCCAATACCTCAGGATAGTAGTCTCCATCAAATTTCTGCATTTTGAGCAAAAGAACTCTAGCTATCTTGATGAAATtctttaaaccctaacttagtgGAATGCAACTTAAAAGATCAGTATCGCGACTTGTTCAAGGGCACGCAATTGCTGTCAAATCATGGTTAATTCCAAAGGAAGATATTGAAGAAACAACTAGAGCTGCACATGAAGATTCAGCATAAGAGCCAAAGAGGTCTGGCCCCATTCCAGCAATGCCACCGACATTGTTGGCAACAACGGCTGGGTTCCTTGGATCATCCTCGGGAATGTTCCTCTCGACCTTCCTAACCAGATCAGCCCCAACATCAACAGCTTTGGTATAGATACTGCCACCAACCCTACCAAAGAGAGCCATGGAAGACCCACCAAGGCcatagctagtgatagcctcaaAAAGACCTTCCCAGTCATCACCATAATACAATTTGAATAAGTTAATAGAAATAAAGAGAACCAAAAGTCCATTAGCGGCTAGCAAAAAGGCCATGACAGCGCCTGATCGGAATGCAGTGATGAAAGCCTGCCCAACACCCTTTCTTGCCTCAAGAGTTATCTTGGCATTAGCATATGTCGCAATCTTCATGCCAAGGAATCCAGATACCACAGAGGTGATACCTCCAAGTAAGAAAGGCAATGTGATAAAGATGGCATTGGCAAGGGCTGGCTTGCAAGTCTTGTCCTTACTGTAAGTGTAGGGTTGGCTCTTTGTGCTGAAGCCCTCGACGAAGCCAAGGAAGAGGAAGATCAGTATGGAAAAAATAGCCATAAAGATTCCAACATACTGGTATTCAGTGAAAAGGAAAGAAGTAGCTCCTTCCGAAATGGCTCTCTGGATCTCGGCACACTTGACGACCACGTTGTGATCATTGAGCCCCtcctcctcgtcgatcaagtacTCGAAGTACCCATTCTTGCCAGTGCCCTCCGCGTCAGCCTCTGGCGGAGATAATCGCACCTTGGAGACCAAGAGCCACTGTAGGAGCGCGAACGCGATCCTGACGACGGTCGTCACCGGGATTAGGACATTGGTGAAAAGATCCAAAAGAATCGCCTCCCACATCACCGGATCTGCCACACCACCGTCCAATACGCTCgaagatcgatcgatcgatcgaccaACACTGACGAAATTACTTCGAAGGTTTCCAAGCTCCGCCTCACGGACGAAATTGCATGTGGTTGAGCTCGCACCCGACCTCATGACCTCGTAACCTCCCTGCGAGGCAATGGCGGGCACAGCGAGGTTGCGCCTCTGTTGCCCTGTCGACAGATTGCGGTATCCTTTTTTGTTAAATCGTAGGGAAGCGATTGCACCCTACGCTCTTGTCGTCGTCCATGGCAGAAGACCACGAACAAGTAACGCTGCAGGGTCGCGTGGATGCGACGGGTGTCAAACGAGGAAGAGAAGATTAGGGATCGAGGAGaaaacaaattttattttattaaaataaaataaatttataattatctaATAAATCCtttctaatttatataaattaaaaatgaaattttatttgtttaattttttttaaaaacaaatcgTATTAGATTTCATTTTTAatccatttttatttttgtttataaaattatatttataaatttgtTTCTAATTCATTTAAAATTCTATCTCAATTTTTTATTTGTATATTACATTTTATTTATGTGAAACAGAATGATAGTTCTATTACAAAACCGTCTCTGATTTACTAAAAGCTAAAACagattttaattccaatttaaaaaTCCGTCTATGAAgcccttttttcttgtagtgagtcaAGGATTCAGCATATGCCTATGAGTGTGAATATCCAATGTAATGTATTATTCTATAGTGTATAAAGCCTCTGATCAAAACTGTAAGATGTGCTTTAAGAAATGAGTTTCCTAGTTGCACATGCGATGTCACTATAAGATACATCACATGGTTGTTGAATTAATATACAACCCTCGATGTACCAATAGTTGTAGATACGACTGGGATATATGATATGAAGGGACCGGACTATACATTAACCATAATCGACTAATTCTTACAAGCACTATTCAATGATACCTGGGGAGTCATGGGACGGTGCTGCTAGACGCTTTTACCATGATTCGTTGGATGTTAATCAGAATTAGTTCTAACATCCTATAATCAAGTACTTGATCATAGGATAGGGCTATTAAGGGTATGCTTGTATAAAGGACGAGTATAGTCgtgaatcacaaagagttgtggacTCACAGCGAGTTGTATCCCTGAACCATTGAGGGTCATACAAGTATTAGTTTTCCTATTTCCCATTGAGAAAGTTAAATTCAATTAGTTGAATTTGGTAAATAAAGTTTGATGTGATCACATAGTGAATTGACAAttaaagtttgatatgatcaaatgtgATCATGATTATGATGGACTTACATTATTGGGTTTGAGAAATGTTTTAATATCTAATGGGTCAAgatggaaaaaaagaaaaatgactAGGTTTAATTAGTTAGCCACACATGTCTCTTCATATTCCTTGGAGAGGTAGAGAGACACATGtttattcatcttccttggatagaTGAAGAGACACTCATCTCTTCATAACATTGGAGAGGTAGAGAGACACATGtttattcatcttccttggatagaTGAAGAGACACTCAtctcttcatattcattggaGAGGTAAAGAGACACATGTCTCTTCATCTTCCATAGAGAGTTGATGAACTATATAAAGAGATATCGATGTGGCCATCCTTGGAAAGTGTTGTCAAGAGTGTAGAAGTGAGAAAAGTAAGGTGGGTGAAGTGAGAAGTATTTTCTTCCAAGTTGCTGCCCGGTCTCAAGAAGAGAAATCCATCTCTTTGTCAAATGTTTGTTATGATAGTCTCGATGAAAAATGACACATGatctctgttggtgcggttagcactaacggtctaacccaggttatgatgaatgacaaaataggttaagttagtcttgttattgatctaacagtctgaccgagtgtgcaggagaagctcagacaggtcaatgggctgacctgatgtttgggacgaagtccagctaggtcgttttaaaaattattttaaaaactcttttaaaactcttttaaaaaattattttaaaaactcttttaaaaaaatattttaataactctttttaaaaatatttttttaaaaaatattttaaaaactctttttgaaaatattttaaaaactcctttaaaaaaatattttaaaaaattattttaaaaactcttttaaaaatattttaaaaactctttttgaaaatcttttttaaaaaattattttaaaaattcctttaaaaaatatcttttaaaaaattattttaaaaattcttttaaaaatattttaaaaattattttaaaaaatcttttaaaaatttattttaaaaactcttttaaaaatctttttaaaattattttaaaaactcttttaaaaatcttgcGATTAgggcggcggtggattacttgaagactaaaggccaccttcccgccgagctgaccatccccccagaagatctggctaccgtgatgggcaccattcctgatgctctttttgattttgacgtgtGAGGAGtatttttttatcaacttttttgtaTCCTCGCCGTTCGGcaaaacttatttttgctgtaacttcttttgtttgctccgcgtttggcgtaaatagatcatctttctgttcttgcaacttttgttttggcaggcaatttttctttcgtcatggttaaagtgttctttaaaactcctccgctcggctccaTACTCTTATATGATCTCAAGTCGATTGTCTTCAAAAAACGTCTTTCGCCATGTGCCTGCAtggccgctcggcgcgcgaacgtcaTTCGTTCATGTGCTCACATCTTTAATTCTTATTAACCCTCTTTTACTTTGCACCTTACCTCAAAAGGGGGTTTCCATATATTTTTTctaagcgagccgctcggccgtatgTTGGCATTAAAGAACAAGCTCTGTCGTCGGTCGGCTCTTACCGCCAGAATGTATCACGTgtatggctatccgctcggagggtttatagacgccggcacgtctctcgatatttaacgtcggagctagacggtcttccgctcggagggtttatagacgccagctcgtctcttgatttttaacgtcggagctcgacggtcttccgctcagaagtTTAtacacgccggctcgtctctcgatatttaacgtcggagctcgacggtcttccgatcggagggtttatacacgccggctcgtctctcgatatttaacatcggagctcgacggtcttctgctcggagggtttatagacgtcggctcgtctctcgatatttaacgtcggagctcgacagtcttccgctcggagggtttatagacgccggctcgtctctcgatatttaacgtcggagctcgacggtcttccgctcggagggtttatagacgccgactcgtctctcgatatttaacgtcggagctcgacggcctattaaggctaatttttattatatactcccgaacggcacggggtctttgccttcgagcctttggctcgtataATTATACGcacggccgaacggcacggggtcttcacgcaGTAGGCCGTTCGGGGGATAATGCTcaatgcatttttatctttttgcttcctgcattacaaggacataggcgactagaatatacacaaaaatgagttacatcggtgcacctctcattcagctcgataaggctggagatgattcgccgATCTAGCTGTCGTCCGTCTtgatcctccaaatagtaagcgcccgagcggagctttttgataaccttgaaggggcccgcccagggagcttccagcttgccgacttcgccgaccggcttgactttcttccagacaaggtcaccgacctggaatgatctagggattacgcggcggttgtagttttgcttcatccgctggcgatacgccatcagccgaacgaacgccttggctcgctcctcgtcgaccaaatccaactccatgttcctccgttcggcgttgccatcatcatagctctggatccggacggactcgacgccgacttcaacaggaatgaccgcttcgccgccatacagcaggtggaaaggcgtgacgcccgtcccttcctttgcagtcgttcggatggcccataagatgcccggcacttcatccacccaacttcctcccaaatggtcgagccaagcacgcagaatacgaagaatttcccgattagctacttcagcttgaccattgctttgggggtatgctacggacgtgaagtgttgctcgatgccatagctttggcaccaatctttGAGCAACTTTCCTATGAATTGCCGCTCGTTTTTggaaatcagtcggcgagggatgccaaaccgacagatgatgtgctgccatatgaactttttgaccatctgttcggtcatcctggctagcggctcggcctccacccacttggaaaaataatcgaccgccactagcagaaatttccgctgtctggtcgccataggaaatggaccaacgatatccattccccactgatcgaacggacatgagactgttgatgccttcatttcctctgccggtcggtggtagaagttatggtacttctggcacgaaaggcatgtcGGCTTGTatggttggccagaagtacccagccaacaggatcttcttagccagcgatcgtccgcctggatgtcctccgcatgatccttgatgtacttcttggaggatgtaagccgagtcctccgagctcacgcatttcaacagcgggcgtgagaaagccttcttgtaaagctaaTCGCCGATGAGTgcgaaccgaccggctctcctccttagcagctgggcttcattctggtcggacggtgtggcgcccgagagcagaaactccgtgatggatgtcctccagtcgctcggaaatgtaaggccttccatacggtcgacgtgcgccaccaacaatacttgttcaattggctgttgAATAGCgatcgacgttattgagctcgcgagtttagctaactcatcggccgcttgattttctgctctgggtatcttctggacaatgacttctctgaaattggctttaagcttctcaaaggcttcagcgtagagcttgagccgagcactgttgatttcgaaggtaccagagagctgctgagtagccaactgggaatccgaatgaagcgctacccgaccggctcccacatgccgtgctgcctgcaagccggctatgagggcctcatactttgcttcattgtttgtggctttataatccagccggatggacaagtgcatcttttcttcttgatgggagagcaacagtattccaatcccgcttccgagccgagtggatgatccgtccacaaatattctccacatagcttccggctctgaattctgcacctcag
This window of the Zingiber officinale cultivar Zhangliang chromosome 3B, Zo_v1.1, whole genome shotgun sequence genome carries:
- the LOC122056522 gene encoding phosphatidylinositol/phosphatidylcholine transfer protein SFH10-like isoform X2, which produces MQKFDGDYYPETFLLALGSFGTPLKVFLTQKQLQTYIQLLDFLSDLCTCSSKGGCLKFNKGPWNNPNIMEGRSSSTWTIDYGSNIDNQVPKTIEHRHLAAVEKIFGTRSF
- the LOC122056522 gene encoding pyrophosphate-energized vacuolar membrane proton pump-like isoform X1, which produces MRSGASSTTCNFVREAELGNLRSNFVSVGRSIDRSSSVLDGGVADPVMWEAILLDLFTNVLIPVTTVVRIAFALLQWLLVSKVRLSPPEADAEGTGKNGYFEYLIDEEEGLNDHNVVVKCAEIQRAISEGATSFLFTEYQYVGIFMAIFSILIFLFLGFVEGFSTKSQPYTYSKDKTCKPALANAIFITLPFLLGGITSVVSGFLGMKIATYANAKITLEARKGVGQAFITAFRSGAVMAFLLAANGLLVLFISINLFKLYYGDDWEGLFEAITSYGLGGSSMALFGRVGGSIYTKAVDVGADLVRKVERNIPEDDPRNPAVVANNVGGIAGMGPDLFGSYAESSCAALVVSSISSFGINHDLTAIACP